A single Pseudodesulfovibrio aespoeensis Aspo-2 DNA region contains:
- the hemW gene encoding radical SAM family heme chaperone HemW, translated as MGKIYGEDVPVRPAFPDAVRKPKGAGTPKAGPPPPGDTGLLLYIHVPFCRSRCHYCTFHSQAFNQVTFAWYHKLLLQEIKLWGARLKRPPLRTIYFGGGTPSLIPLNQLQQIMKVLDAAFTLGPAMEVTLEANPDSATDVSYFRALLSMGVNRLSLGVQSLSDVDLHAMGRPHSAAMAYASYDSARQAGFGNIGLDFIWGLPGQRLKSWIDQLNVVTSMRPEHISAYNLTLEPNTPMTALCAEGGPLTLPPDKEQGRMFIYGAEYLESMGYMHYEVSNFARMGFVSRHNSGYWGGADYLGLGPSAVSTIGRRRFENPRYMDEYDAYVRGGLVGRDHETLSDADLLKELVMLSLRTAKGLDLKEFRQRAGYDLVKRQERLVMALHRENLVRINHGFLRLTKNGMLVSNVIIRRLAFDDE; from the coding sequence ATGGGTAAAATCTACGGCGAGGACGTGCCTGTCCGCCCGGCCTTTCCGGACGCGGTCCGCAAACCCAAGGGCGCGGGCACGCCCAAGGCGGGGCCGCCGCCCCCCGGCGACACCGGGCTGCTCCTCTACATCCACGTGCCGTTCTGCCGGTCGCGCTGCCACTACTGCACCTTTCACTCCCAGGCCTTCAACCAGGTCACCTTTGCCTGGTATCACAAGCTGCTGCTTCAGGAGATCAAGCTCTGGGGAGCGCGGCTCAAGAGGCCGCCGCTGCGGACCATCTATTTTGGCGGCGGCACGCCCAGTCTGATCCCGCTCAACCAGCTCCAGCAGATCATGAAGGTGCTCGATGCGGCCTTCACCCTTGGTCCGGCCATGGAGGTGACCCTGGAGGCCAACCCGGACTCGGCCACGGATGTCAGCTATTTCCGAGCCCTGCTCTCCATGGGCGTCAACCGGCTCTCCCTGGGCGTGCAGAGCTTGAGCGATGTGGACCTGCATGCCATGGGCAGGCCGCATTCGGCGGCCATGGCCTACGCCTCCTATGACAGCGCCCGGCAGGCGGGATTCGGCAACATCGGGCTCGATTTCATTTGGGGGCTGCCCGGTCAGCGGCTCAAGTCCTGGATCGACCAGCTCAACGTGGTCACGTCCATGCGGCCCGAACACATCTCGGCCTACAACCTGACACTGGAGCCGAACACGCCCATGACCGCCCTGTGCGCCGAGGGCGGACCCCTGACCCTGCCGCCGGACAAGGAGCAGGGGCGCATGTTCATCTACGGCGCGGAATACCTGGAATCCATGGGCTACATGCACTACGAGGTCTCCAACTTCGCGCGCATGGGCTTTGTCTCCAGGCACAACTCCGGCTACTGGGGCGGGGCCGACTACCTGGGCCTGGGGCCGTCGGCAGTCTCGACCATCGGGCGGCGGCGGTTCGAGAACCCGCGCTACATGGACGAGTACGACGCCTATGTGCGCGGCGGGCTGGTGGGCCGCGATCATGAGACCCTGTCGGACGCCGACCTGCTCAAGGAGCTGGTCATGCTCTCCCTGCGCACGGCCAAGGGGCTGGACCTCAAGGAGTTCCGACAACGGGCCGGATACGATCTGGTCAAGCGGCAGGAGCGGCTGGTCATGGCCCTGCACCGCGAAAACCTCGTGCGCATCAACCACGGGTTTCTGCGCCTGACCAAGAACGGCATGCTCGTGTCCAATGTCATCATCCGCCGCCTCGCCTTTGACGACGAGTAG
- a CDS encoding phosphomannomutase/phosphoglucomutase, producing MKTINRQIFRAYDIRGIVDQDFDAQWVREFGRACGAFFARRGATRALLGHDCRASSPAYQQAMAQGLTATGLDVVYLDQVSTPVFYFAARHLGFDAGVMITASHNPSEYNGFKVWSGRSTIHGQDVLDIHDLMVAGEYPVGAGLTSCHDILPTYRQDLLSRVTLARPLKVVVDGGNGAAGDLTADILEAAGAEVIRLYCEPDGSFPNHHPDPVVEANMEDLKATVVAMGADFGVGLDGDGDRIGAVDETGRLMYGDQLLAIYARDLLRDLPGAGVVADVKCSPLLFRDVEAHGGKAEMCVTGHSIVKDRMIETGAAIGGEMSGHMFFFHGYHGFDDATFGALKLAGIVSRADRPLSAFLADWPTVYNTPEIRMDCAETIKFEVVARAQAYFKARYSVIDMDGARVEFGDGWGLVRASNTQGALVLRFEAESQARLDEIRQIMETPIRGWIKELGG from the coding sequence ATGAAAACGATCAACAGACAAATATTCCGTGCCTACGACATCCGGGGCATCGTGGACCAGGATTTCGACGCCCAGTGGGTGCGCGAGTTTGGCAGGGCGTGCGGTGCCTTCTTTGCCCGGCGCGGCGCCACCCGCGCCCTGCTCGGCCACGACTGTCGGGCCAGCTCGCCCGCCTACCAGCAGGCCATGGCCCAGGGGCTGACCGCCACCGGGCTCGACGTGGTCTATCTCGACCAGGTCTCCACCCCGGTCTTTTATTTTGCGGCCCGCCACCTGGGCTTTGACGCGGGCGTCATGATCACTGCCAGCCATAATCCCAGCGAATACAACGGGTTCAAGGTCTGGAGCGGGCGCTCCACCATCCACGGCCAGGACGTCCTGGACATCCACGACCTGATGGTGGCCGGGGAATACCCCGTGGGCGCGGGCCTGACCTCCTGCCACGACATTCTTCCCACCTATCGCCAGGATCTGCTCTCCCGCGTCACTCTGGCCCGGCCTCTCAAGGTGGTGGTGGACGGCGGCAACGGCGCGGCGGGCGACCTGACCGCCGACATCCTCGAGGCTGCCGGGGCCGAGGTGATCCGCCTCTACTGCGAGCCGGACGGCTCCTTTCCCAACCACCACCCGGACCCGGTGGTGGAGGCCAACATGGAAGACCTCAAGGCCACGGTGGTGGCCATGGGCGCGGATTTTGGCGTGGGGCTTGACGGCGACGGCGACCGCATCGGGGCCGTGGACGAGACAGGCCGCCTGATGTACGGCGACCAGCTCCTGGCCATCTATGCCCGCGATCTGCTGCGCGACTTGCCCGGCGCGGGCGTGGTGGCCGATGTCAAATGCAGCCCCCTGCTCTTCCGCGACGTGGAGGCCCACGGCGGCAAGGCCGAGATGTGCGTGACCGGCCACTCCATCGTCAAGGACCGGATGATCGAGACCGGCGCGGCCATCGGCGGCGAGATGTCCGGCCACATGTTCTTCTTCCACGGCTACCACGGCTTTGACGACGCCACCTTTGGCGCGCTCAAGCTGGCGGGCATCGTGAGCCGGGCCGACCGCCCCCTGTCCGCCTTCCTGGCCGACTGGCCCACGGTCTACAACACCCCGGAAATCCGCATGGACTGCGCGGAAACCATCAAGTTCGAGGTGGTGGCCCGCGCCCAGGCCTACTTCAAGGCGCGCTACAGCGTCATCGACATGGACGGCGCGCGGGTGGAATTCGGCGACGGCTGGGGACTGGTCCGCGCCTCCAACACCCAGGGTGCGCTGGTGCTGCGCTTCGAGGCCGAGTCCCAGGCCCGGCTGGACGAGATCAGACAGATTATGGAGACCCCCATCCGGGGCTGGATCAAGGAGCTTGGAGGCTGA
- a CDS encoding LexA family transcriptional regulator translates to MPKKKRHCDEAQLKWFEEALERIKKATGARTQVQLAEVLDVRQSSISDAKRRCSIPAEWFLKLYRSHGLDPDWLSEGVEPVYINAAKAKIPADTLLRETPAPYGRMNSRGRVVPVSTMAGADKEKASWEPNPIEELSVPESFCRPKLQVVKVDSAAMEPVIGRAAFVGIDRDQREHPDGDLCAVHFPHQGLTIRRVFMQGDTFLLKADNEKYTDLTIPASEMGERTVGRVIWVLQSLAPM, encoded by the coding sequence ATGCCGAAAAAGAAACGTCACTGCGACGAAGCACAGTTGAAATGGTTTGAGGAAGCTCTGGAGCGGATCAAGAAGGCGACCGGCGCGCGCACCCAGGTGCAGCTGGCCGAGGTGCTGGATGTGCGCCAAAGTTCCATCAGCGACGCCAAACGGCGCTGCTCCATCCCCGCCGAGTGGTTTCTGAAGCTCTACCGCAGCCACGGGCTTGACCCTGACTGGCTGTCCGAGGGCGTGGAGCCGGTCTACATCAACGCGGCCAAGGCCAAGATTCCCGCCGACACCCTGCTGCGCGAAACCCCGGCCCCCTATGGCCGCATGAACTCGCGCGGTCGTGTTGTCCCGGTCTCGACCATGGCCGGGGCCGACAAGGAGAAGGCCAGCTGGGAGCCCAATCCCATCGAGGAGCTGTCGGTTCCCGAGTCCTTCTGCCGCCCGAAACTCCAGGTGGTCAAGGTCGATTCCGCGGCCATGGAGCCGGTCATCGGCCGCGCCGCGTTCGTGGGCATTGACCGCGACCAGCGCGAGCATCCGGACGGCGACCTCTGCGCCGTGCACTTCCCCCATCAGGGGCTGACCATCCGCCGCGTCTTCATGCAGGGCGACACCTTCCTGCTCAAGGCGGACAACGAGAAATACACGGACCTGACCATCCCCGCCTCGGAAATGGGCGAGCGCACCGTGGGTCGGGTCATCTGGGTTTTGCAGAGTCTCGCCCCCATGTAG
- the panB gene encoding 3-methyl-2-oxobutanoate hydroxymethyltransferase codes for MNTAPDTPPVKAAPAAPVTAPDIMARKGQDKICCITAYDYSSGMIADGAGVDIVLVGDSLAMVVLGHEDTLSVTMDEMVHHTLAASRGVKRALLVADMPFMSFCTVERALKNAGRLMAQGRARAVKLEGGVAVAPQIRALVEAGVPVMGHVGLTPQHIARFGGFKAQGKSAEAARALIDDAQAVEEAGAFSVVLEAMPVECAQLITEALTIPTIGIGAGEVTDGQILVYHDVLGLFDRFVPRFVRCYAELGEASRQALAQYCDDVRRGRFPGDKNTLYMPEDQVAQVRKIKVKKKR; via the coding sequence ATGAACACAGCACCCGACACCCCGCCGGTCAAGGCCGCTCCCGCAGCTCCTGTCACCGCCCCGGACATCATGGCCCGCAAGGGCCAGGACAAGATCTGCTGCATCACCGCCTATGACTACTCGTCTGGCATGATCGCCGACGGTGCGGGCGTGGACATCGTCCTGGTGGGCGACTCCCTGGCCATGGTCGTGCTCGGCCATGAGGACACCCTGTCCGTGACCATGGACGAGATGGTCCACCACACCCTGGCCGCCAGCCGGGGCGTCAAACGCGCCCTGCTTGTGGCCGACATGCCCTTCATGTCCTTTTGCACCGTGGAGCGCGCCCTCAAGAACGCGGGCCGCCTCATGGCCCAGGGCCGCGCCAGGGCGGTCAAGCTGGAGGGCGGCGTGGCAGTGGCTCCGCAGATCCGCGCCCTGGTGGAGGCGGGCGTTCCGGTCATGGGCCATGTGGGGCTGACCCCGCAGCACATCGCCCGGTTCGGCGGGTTCAAGGCCCAGGGAAAATCAGCCGAGGCCGCGCGCGCCCTCATCGACGACGCCCAGGCCGTGGAAGAGGCCGGAGCCTTCAGCGTGGTCCTTGAAGCCATGCCCGTGGAGTGCGCCCAACTGATCACCGAGGCCCTGACCATCCCGACCATCGGCATCGGCGCGGGCGAGGTGACCGACGGCCAGATTCTCGTCTATCACGACGTGCTCGGACTCTTTGACCGCTTCGTGCCCAGGTTCGTGCGCTGCTACGCCGAACTGGGCGAGGCGTCGCGCCAGGCCCTGGCCCAGTATTGCGACGACGTGCGCCGGGGCCGCTTCCCCGGCGACAAGAACACCCTGTACATGCCCGAGGATCAGGTGGCCCAGGTCCGCAAGATCAAGGTCAAGAAGAAGAGATAG
- the hflK gene encoding FtsH protease activity modulator HflK — MNWDWEKLQKQQQGRPGGKPPSFNDFQEQFDKFKNFKFPGWKLIVPIIVLLWIASGFYIVEPDEVGVVKQFGQFNRITTAGPNYHIPYPVESAVTPKVTQIQRIEFGFRSGVRGRAENFQQGVSREVPEEALMLTGDENIVSVQFTVQYLIKDAQDYLFNVAAPEATIVHAAEASMREIIGRAKIDDALTTGKQDIQTETRDLMQTILDSYGTGISIVAVQMQNVHPPEQVVEAFKDVASAREDKSRFINEAEAYERDILPKARGEASRIVNAAQAYMETKIRRSQGDASRFLAVLAEYDKAKDITRRRLYLETIESILENPEVEKLIMSDDALKKSVPYLPLDKLPKPAAPSQEKQ, encoded by the coding sequence ATGAACTGGGATTGGGAAAAACTCCAAAAACAACAACAGGGGCGCCCTGGCGGCAAGCCGCCGAGCTTCAATGATTTCCAGGAACAATTTGATAAATTCAAAAATTTCAAATTTCCCGGATGGAAACTCATTGTCCCGATCATCGTCCTCCTCTGGATCGCATCCGGATTCTACATAGTGGAACCGGACGAGGTGGGTGTGGTCAAGCAATTCGGGCAATTCAACCGTATCACCACTGCCGGGCCGAACTACCACATTCCGTATCCGGTGGAAAGTGCCGTCACCCCCAAGGTCACGCAGATCCAGCGCATCGAGTTCGGCTTCAGGTCGGGCGTGCGGGGCCGGGCCGAGAACTTCCAGCAGGGAGTCTCGCGCGAGGTGCCCGAAGAGGCGCTGATGCTCACCGGCGACGAGAACATCGTCTCGGTGCAGTTTACGGTCCAGTACCTGATCAAGGATGCGCAGGATTACCTTTTCAACGTGGCCGCGCCCGAGGCGACCATTGTCCACGCCGCCGAGGCGTCCATGCGCGAGATCATTGGCCGGGCCAAGATCGATGACGCCCTGACCACGGGCAAGCAGGACATCCAGACGGAAACGCGCGACCTGATGCAGACCATCCTCGATTCCTACGGCACCGGTATCAGCATTGTGGCCGTGCAGATGCAGAACGTGCACCCGCCCGAGCAGGTGGTGGAGGCGTTCAAGGACGTGGCCAGCGCCCGCGAGGACAAGAGCCGCTTCATCAACGAGGCCGAGGCCTACGAGCGCGATATCCTGCCCAAGGCGCGCGGCGAGGCGTCGCGCATTGTCAACGCGGCCCAGGCTTACATGGAAACCAAGATCCGCCGCTCCCAGGGTGACGCATCCCGGTTCCTGGCCGTGCTCGCCGAGTATGACAAGGCCAAGGACATCACGCGCCGCCGTCTCTACCTGGAGACCATCGAGTCCATCCTTGAGAACCCGGAAGTCGAAAAGCTGATCATGTCCGACGACGCGCTCAAGAAATCCGTTCCCTACCTGCCTCTGGACAAGCTGCCCAAGCCGGCGGCCCCAAGCCAGGAAAAGCAGTAA
- a CDS encoding polymorphic toxin type 44 domain-containing protein: MSEKQVRHIGDDQLVHGMPKRMVGAARLSSEKTISDGQKKKYWCYRPKLHACDKCQAMQGLWFEEKPGPVHPNCKCEIEEFEAVKVTGRADVIIVPPGVDLEANLAEARRIRKICESFFFVAKPLSSASFFLKCAWVVFNFKSGARYDYKLNGHPEYEDFGNYHYGLYTRALGLNATFTQAMAGFYQFLSRTSGWKFKETWFDDPRDNEMIRKGQAGFKK, encoded by the coding sequence GTGAGCGAAAAACAGGTGCGACACATCGGAGACGATCAACTGGTCCACGGGATGCCCAAGCGGATGGTCGGAGCCGCGAGACTGTCATCCGAAAAAACGATTTCGGATGGGCAAAAGAAAAAGTACTGGTGCTACCGCCCCAAGCTGCACGCCTGCGACAAATGCCAGGCAATGCAGGGGTTGTGGTTTGAAGAGAAGCCGGGGCCGGTTCACCCGAATTGCAAGTGTGAGATCGAAGAATTCGAAGCAGTCAAAGTGACAGGGCGGGCAGACGTCATCATTGTGCCTCCGGGAGTGGACCTGGAGGCGAACTTGGCAGAGGCCCGGCGAATCAGGAAAATTTGCGAATCATTCTTCTTTGTGGCCAAGCCCCTGTCTTCCGCCAGTTTCTTTCTCAAATGCGCCTGGGTCGTTTTCAACTTCAAATCCGGGGCACGATACGACTACAAACTCAACGGTCATCCAGAATACGAGGATTTCGGCAACTATCACTATGGCCTCTACACCCGCGCACTCGGTCTCAATGCCACGTTCACCCAGGCCATGGCGGGTTTCTATCAATTCCTGTCAAGAACCTCGGGCTGGAAGTTCAAAGAAACATGGTTCGACGATCCCAGAGACAATGAGATGATCCGCAAGGGGCAAGCCGGATTCAAGAAATAG
- a CDS encoding efflux RND transporter periplasmic adaptor subunit encodes MKKLIFVLVAALITGGGIWYFTGGATKEEIKIIKTATIGRGDVSKILEATGIVKAQVGAQVKIGAQATGVLESVPVKVGDIVKKGDLIATIDSRELRSQMTEAEANLRQQVAKLNYMEQNLPRKRSLVRQQIEPQDSLDSAIQDTEMARHAAASARARLDTLKVQLSYTRIYSPIDGVVSQVAAQEGETIVSGLSVSNLITVLDPARLEMWIYIDETDVGRVTHGLPVRYTVDAYRDRVFEGEVDTIYPEPEIRDNIVYYRTLVRVTPEQAGALRPEMTTQCKIIVETRRDVLAVPNTAIKWVAGRKVCFVVEDPKRPPREVEPELGLAGLETSEVLSGLKEGDVVATQLVLPASATKKKE; translated from the coding sequence ATGAAGAAGCTCATATTCGTCCTCGTGGCCGCGCTGATCACCGGCGGCGGCATCTGGTATTTCACCGGGGGCGCAACCAAGGAAGAGATCAAGATCATCAAGACCGCCACCATCGGGCGCGGCGATGTCTCCAAGATTCTTGAGGCCACGGGCATCGTCAAGGCCCAGGTGGGCGCACAGGTCAAGATCGGCGCGCAGGCCACGGGCGTGCTCGAATCCGTACCGGTCAAAGTGGGCGACATCGTCAAAAAGGGCGACCTCATCGCCACCATCGACAGCCGCGAGCTGCGCTCGCAGATGACCGAGGCCGAGGCCAACCTGCGCCAGCAGGTGGCCAAGCTCAACTACATGGAGCAAAACCTGCCCCGCAAGCGCTCCCTGGTCCGCCAGCAGATCGAACCCCAGGACTCGCTCGACTCCGCCATCCAGGACACCGAGATGGCGCGACACGCCGCTGCCTCGGCCCGGGCCAGGCTCGACACCCTCAAGGTCCAGCTCTCCTACACCCGCATCTACAGCCCCATCGACGGTGTGGTCAGCCAGGTGGCCGCCCAGGAGGGCGAAACCATCGTCTCCGGCCTGTCCGTCTCCAACCTCATCACCGTGCTCGACCCCGCGCGCCTGGAGATGTGGATATACATCGACGAGACCGACGTGGGCCGCGTCACCCACGGCCTGCCCGTGCGCTATACCGTGGACGCCTACCGCGACCGCGTCTTCGAGGGCGAGGTGGACACCATCTACCCCGAGCCGGAAATCCGCGACAACATCGTCTACTACCGCACCCTGGTACGGGTCACGCCCGAGCAGGCCGGAGCGCTGCGGCCCGAGATGACCACCCAGTGCAAGATCATCGTCGAGACCCGCCGCGACGTGCTGGCCGTGCCCAATACCGCCATCAAATGGGTGGCCGGGCGCAAGGTCTGTTTCGTGGTGGAAGACCCCAAGCGCCCGCCGCGTGAAGTCGAACCCGAACTCGGCCTGGCGGGCCTTGAAACCAGCGAGGTGCTCTCCGGACTCAAGGAAGGCGACGTGGTCGCCACCCAGCTGGTGCTGCCCGCCTCGGCCACCAAGAAGAAGGAATAG
- the hflC gene encoding protease modulator HflC translates to MKTSTIALIVLVIVAAVGLTQAAFTVDQTERAIVLQLGRPVGDTALEPGLHFKIPLVQNVVFFDSRILDFDAKPEEITTTDKKYMNVDSYTKWRIFDPLTFYTKVRTVQGAQARLDDIVRSQLRVAVGRYTLIEVVSHKRQEIMTAVTKRASELLHPYGIEVLDVRIKRTDLPPENARAIFGRMKAERERQAKQYRSEGREVSAKIIAEADKERSIILADAEKESEIIRGDGDAQATKIYADALGRAPEFYEFTRSLDAYRKSFGSNSRFIMTPNSQFLQHMQ, encoded by the coding sequence ATGAAAACCTCCACCATAGCACTCATCGTCCTTGTCATCGTCGCTGCCGTGGGCTTGACCCAGGCCGCCTTCACCGTGGACCAGACCGAGCGGGCCATTGTGCTCCAGCTTGGCCGCCCGGTGGGCGACACGGCCCTGGAGCCCGGCCTGCACTTCAAGATTCCCCTGGTCCAGAACGTGGTCTTCTTTGATTCCCGCATTCTGGATTTTGACGCCAAGCCCGAGGAGATCACCACCACGGACAAGAAATACATGAACGTGGACTCCTACACCAAGTGGCGCATATTTGATCCGCTCACCTTCTATACCAAGGTGCGCACCGTGCAGGGCGCCCAGGCCCGGCTGGACGACATCGTCCGCTCGCAGCTGCGGGTGGCCGTGGGCCGCTACACCCTGATCGAGGTGGTCTCCCACAAGCGCCAGGAAATCATGACCGCCGTGACCAAGCGGGCCAGCGAACTGCTCCACCCCTATGGCATCGAAGTGCTCGACGTGCGCATCAAGCGCACCGACCTGCCGCCTGAGAACGCCCGCGCCATCTTTGGCCGCATGAAGGCCGAGCGCGAACGCCAGGCCAAGCAGTACCGCTCCGAGGGTCGCGAGGTCTCGGCCAAGATCATCGCTGAGGCGGACAAGGAGCGCAGCATCATCCTGGCCGACGCCGAGAAGGAATCAGAGATCATCCGGGGCGACGGCGATGCCCAGGCCACCAAGATATATGCCGACGCCCTTGGCCGTGCTCCGGAATTCTATGAGTTCACCAGGAGCCTCGACGCCTACCGCAAGAGCTTTGGCAGCAATTCGCGTTTCATCATGACGCCCAACAGCCAGTTTCTGCAACATATGCAGTAA
- the rnhA gene encoding ribonuclease HI, whose protein sequence is MSSRVTIYTDGSCLGNPGPGGYGAVLIHGEYKGMNADNYKEFSQGYRDTTNNRMELRAVIVSLSALTRACAVDLWTDSKYVQEAITKNWIGNWQRNGWKTAAKKPVKNQDLWQQLIPLIKEHDVTFHWVKGHSGHMLNERCDILARTAAAGSGLLDDTGA, encoded by the coding sequence GTGAGTAGCCGCGTGACCATCTACACCGACGGCTCCTGCCTGGGCAATCCCGGTCCGGGCGGCTACGGCGCGGTGCTCATCCACGGCGAGTACAAGGGCATGAACGCCGACAACTACAAGGAGTTCTCCCAGGGCTACCGCGACACCACCAACAACCGCATGGAACTGCGGGCCGTCATCGTCAGCCTCTCGGCCCTGACCCGCGCTTGCGCCGTGGACCTCTGGACCGACTCCAAGTACGTGCAGGAGGCCATCACCAAGAACTGGATCGGCAACTGGCAGCGCAACGGCTGGAAGACCGCGGCCAAGAAGCCGGTCAAGAACCAGGACCTCTGGCAGCAGCTCATCCCGCTCATCAAGGAGCACGACGTCACCTTCCACTGGGTCAAGGGCCACAGCGGCCACATGCTCAACGAACGGTGCGACATCCTGGCCCGCACCGCCGCCGCTGGCTCCGGCCTGCTCGACGACACCGGGGCGTAA
- a CDS encoding ABC transporter ATP-binding protein, with the protein MPDPAISLDAVTKTFFRNAENKATPDAPGIEVLKGITLDIPRGEFVALQGTSGSGKSTLLHIIGLLDRPTAGVCRLLGHDTSALDDDHQSDLRNLALGFVFQSFYLIPYATALENVVLPGLYSGRPRAEIHARAVRLLNEVGLGDRMDFKPSRLSGGQQQRVAMARAMLNEPDIILADEPTGQLDSATSTEIMKLFHDVHQSGKTIVIVTHDQDVAREADRVIQLHDGRIVEDVMRATA; encoded by the coding sequence ATGCCGGACCCGGCCATCAGCCTCGACGCCGTCACCAAGACATTCTTCCGGAACGCCGAGAACAAGGCCACGCCCGACGCGCCCGGCATCGAGGTGCTCAAGGGCATCACCCTTGATATCCCGCGCGGCGAATTCGTGGCCCTGCAAGGCACCTCGGGCTCGGGCAAGTCCACCCTGCTCCACATCATCGGCCTGCTCGACCGGCCCACCGCAGGCGTCTGCCGCCTGCTGGGCCACGACACCTCCGCCCTTGACGACGACCATCAGTCCGACCTGCGCAACCTCGCGCTGGGCTTCGTGTTCCAGTCCTTCTACCTCATCCCCTACGCCACCGCGCTCGAAAACGTCGTCCTGCCCGGACTCTACTCGGGCCGCCCGCGCGCCGAAATCCACGCCCGCGCCGTGCGCCTGCTCAACGAGGTGGGTCTTGGCGACCGCATGGACTTCAAGCCCTCGCGCCTCTCGGGCGGCCAGCAGCAGCGCGTGGCCATGGCCCGCGCCATGCTCAACGAACCCGATATCATCCTGGCCGACGAACCCACCGGCCAGCTCGATTCCGCCACCTCGACGGAAATAATGAAGCTCTTCCACGACGTGCACCAAAGCGGCAAAACCATCGTCATCGTCACCCACGACCAGGACGTGGCCCGCGAAGCTGACCGCGTCATCCAGCTGCACGATGGCCGCATCGTGGAAGACGTGATGCGCGCCACAGCGTAG
- a CDS encoding ABC transporter permease: MTGPRLYIRVASMGLGAVWSFKLRSIFVILGVAFGIASLTLIVTAVDGANRKAVEMVEMFGPDAALVFGGNIMMRAVGMRTMTLSRDDARQVRESLPGVREVLPMRVQAGQTVKAGNRNMQDVLVVGSTENYAVAWDWPLVEGRDITAADEAAGAKVVLLGDKPAVELFGDESPVGRVVFISNIPFQVVGRLAYRGVTTGGGGDIDNRVIIPLNTLMQRYNLDRKYFRALRIKFYEPENMAAHAENLRSLLRELHHLEFGADDDFTILTADEILKFLSMFKGGLSIFLGVTATISMLVGGFVLANLFSISVSERAEEIGLKKALGARGSAIMLQFLVEACALTLLGGVLGLFLGLGLGQFLSRLDILTIQFSWKAFFLALAGSQAVGLIFGLKPARQAAGLDPIQAMRGEG, from the coding sequence ATGACAGGACCGAGGTTGTACATACGGGTGGCGAGCATGGGCTTGGGGGCTGTCTGGTCTTTCAAGTTGCGTTCGATTTTCGTGATATTGGGCGTGGCGTTCGGCATTGCGAGTTTGACCTTGATCGTGACGGCGGTGGACGGGGCCAACCGCAAGGCCGTGGAGATGGTGGAGATGTTCGGCCCGGACGCGGCGCTGGTGTTTGGGGGCAACATCATGATGCGTGCGGTGGGCATGCGCACCATGACCTTGAGCCGCGACGACGCCCGGCAGGTGCGGGAGTCGCTGCCCGGCGTCCGGGAGGTGTTGCCCATGCGGGTGCAGGCCGGCCAGACGGTCAAGGCGGGCAACCGCAACATGCAGGACGTGCTGGTGGTAGGCTCCACCGAGAATTACGCCGTGGCCTGGGACTGGCCTCTGGTCGAGGGGCGCGACATCACGGCGGCGGACGAGGCTGCCGGGGCCAAGGTGGTGCTGCTGGGCGACAAGCCTGCCGTGGAGTTGTTCGGCGACGAGTCGCCCGTGGGCCGGGTGGTGTTCATCAGCAACATCCCGTTTCAGGTGGTGGGCAGGCTGGCCTATCGCGGGGTGACCACAGGCGGCGGGGGGGACATCGACAACCGCGTGATCATTCCGCTGAACACGCTGATGCAGCGGTACAATCTGGACAGGAAGTATTTCCGCGCCCTGCGCATCAAGTTTTACGAGCCGGAGAACATGGCGGCCCATGCCGAGAACCTGCGCTCGCTCTTGCGCGAGCTGCACCACCTGGAGTTCGGGGCGGACGACGACTTCACCATCTTGACGGCTGACGAGATCCTGAAATTCCTGAGCATGTTCAAGGGAGGGCTGTCGATTTTTCTGGGCGTGACCGCGACCATCTCCATGTTGGTGGGCGGTTTTGTGCTGGCCAACCTGTTTTCCATCAGCGTCAGCGAGCGGGCCGAGGAGATCGGGCTGAAAAAGGCGCTGGGCGCGCGCGGCTCGGCCATCATGCTCCAATTTCTGGTGGAGGCGTGCGCCCTGACCCTGCTGGGCGGCGTGCTCGGCCTGTTTCTGGGCCTGGGTCTGGGCCAGTTCCTGTCACGCCTGGACATCCTGACCATCCAGTTCTCCTGGAAGGCGTTCTTCCTGGCCCTGGCCGGTTCCCAGGCCGTGGGCCTGATCTTCGGCCTCAAGCCGGCCCGTCAGGCCGCCGGGCTTGATCCCATCCAGGCCATGCGCGGCGAGGGGTGA